One Glaciihabitans arcticus DNA window includes the following coding sequences:
- the carA gene encoding glutamine-hydrolyzing carbamoyl-phosphate synthase small subunit → MTQPTRGFEPAVLVLEDGTRYDGAAYGARGRSLGEAVFATGMTGYQETLSDPSYAGQIVVMTAPHIGNTGMNDEDLESAKLWVAGFVVRDPSRVVSNFRSQRSLEDDLVAQGIIGISGIDTRAVTRRLRDAGSMRAGVFSGGDASLSPDEQLRTVQGGAAMAGLNLSGQVSTIEKYVIPAEGDRIGNLAVLDLGVKTSTLNYLAARGFDVHVLPQSATLDDVLALDPVGAFYSNGPGDPGASDQHVELLQGILRADVPFFGICFGNQLLGRALGFGTYKLGFGHRGINQPVVDTSTGRVEVTSHNHGFAVDAPIGVISESSTGFGRVEVSHVNLNDNVVEGLNALDIPAFSVQYHPEAAAGPHDSNYLFDRFRDLVVANLKDKN, encoded by the coding sequence GTGACACAACCCACGAGGGGCTTCGAGCCCGCGGTACTCGTACTCGAGGACGGCACCCGCTACGACGGTGCCGCGTACGGCGCACGCGGTCGTTCGCTCGGCGAGGCGGTCTTCGCGACCGGCATGACCGGCTACCAGGAGACGCTCTCCGACCCGAGCTACGCCGGCCAGATCGTCGTGATGACGGCGCCGCACATCGGCAACACGGGCATGAACGACGAAGACCTCGAGTCCGCCAAGCTCTGGGTCGCCGGGTTCGTCGTGCGCGACCCCTCCCGTGTGGTCTCCAACTTCCGCTCCCAGCGCAGCCTCGAGGACGACCTCGTCGCGCAGGGCATCATCGGGATCAGCGGCATAGACACGCGCGCGGTCACCCGCCGCCTGCGCGACGCCGGTTCCATGCGCGCCGGTGTGTTCTCCGGTGGTGACGCGAGCCTCAGCCCCGACGAGCAGCTGCGCACCGTGCAGGGCGGTGCGGCCATGGCGGGCCTCAACCTCTCCGGCCAGGTCTCGACGATCGAGAAGTACGTCATCCCGGCCGAAGGCGACCGCATCGGCAACCTCGCGGTACTCGACCTCGGCGTCAAGACCTCGACGCTGAACTACCTCGCCGCGCGCGGCTTCGACGTGCACGTGCTGCCGCAGTCGGCGACGCTGGATGACGTTCTCGCCCTCGATCCCGTCGGCGCCTTCTACTCCAATGGGCCCGGCGACCCCGGCGCCTCCGATCAGCACGTCGAGCTGCTGCAGGGCATTCTGCGAGCAGATGTCCCCTTCTTCGGCATCTGCTTCGGCAACCAGCTTCTCGGGCGCGCGCTCGGTTTCGGCACCTACAAGCTGGGCTTCGGGCACCGTGGCATCAACCAGCCGGTGGTCGACACCTCGACCGGAAGGGTGGAGGTCACCTCGCACAACCACGGATTCGCGGTCGATGCGCCCATCGGCGTCATCTCGGAGAGCTCGACGGGCTTCGGCCGGGTCGAAGTCAGCCACGTCAACCTCAACGACAACGTGGTGGAAGGGCTGAACGCCCTCGACATCCCCGCGTTCAGCGTGCAGTACCACCCGGAGGCGGCCGCAGGGCCGCACGACTCCAACTACCTGTTCGACCGGTTTAGAGACCTGGTTGTCGCCAACCTGAAGGACAAGAACTAA